Within Longimicrobium sp., the genomic segment CCGCGCCCCCGGCTCCATCGGCGCGGGCACCAACCCGTCGCGGGTCATCAAGGGGAAGCGCATGCCCGGGCACATGGGGTCCGAGCAGCAGACCGTGCGCAACCTGCTGGTGGCCAAGGTGGACGCCGAGAAGAACCTGCTGTACGTGCGCGGCGCGGTGCCGGGGCCCGTGAACGGCGTGGTTTTCGTCCAGAAGCAGTGAGGCCCCAACGATGCTGACCGCACGATTCTTCAACGCCGCCGGCGAGCAGTCCGGCGACGTGCAGCTCCCCGAGGAGCTGTTCGACGGGCGCGTCCACGAGGCCGCGCTGCACCAGACGATCAAGGCGTACCTGGCCAACCAGCGCCAGGGGACCGCCGCCACCAAGACCCGCGGCCTGGTCTCCGGCGGCAACCGCAAGGCCTGGCGCCAGAAGGGCACCGGCCGGGCGCGCCAGGGCTCCACGCGCGCGCCGCACTGGCGCGGCGGCGGCGTGGTGTTCGGGCCCAGCCCGCGCAGCTACCACCAGGACGTGCCGCGCAAGGTCAAGGCGCTGGCCCGGCGCAGCGCCTTCAACCAGCGCGCGCTGAACGGCGAGATCGCCGTGGTGGAGCGTCTTTCGGCCG encodes:
- the rplD gene encoding 50S ribosomal protein L4, which produces MLTARFFNAAGEQSGDVQLPEELFDGRVHEAALHQTIKAYLANQRQGTAATKTRGLVSGGNRKAWRQKGTGRARQGSTRAPHWRGGGVVFGPSPRSYHQDVPRKVKALARRSAFNQRALNGEIAVVERLSADAPKTKAFAELLGKVGVADAKRVLILTDGTSRNVYLSARNLPNVEVMPFAQASAYDVMVARQVVIEQAALDAVKQGAGVDAPAEAEEVVNA